The proteins below are encoded in one region of Paraburkholderia aromaticivorans:
- a CDS encoding acyl-CoA dehydrogenase, whose amino-acid sequence MDSFYTDEQRMIRDAARDFATEQLAPHAGQWDRDAQLPAEVVKQMGELGFLGMIVPAEWGGSYTDYVAYALALEEIAAGCAACATLMSVHNSVGCGPVLNFGTAAQKDRYLQDLATGRRIGAFCLTEPQAGSEANNLRTRAVLRDGKWILNGSKQFVTNGSRADLAIVFAVTDPDRGKRGLSAFIVPTDTPGFNVGKPEHKLGIRASDTCPISLDDCAVPEANLLGEPGEGLRIALSNLEGGRIGIAAQAVGIARAAFDAARLYANERIQFGKALREHQTIANMLADMATRLNAARLLVHHAARLRTAGKPCLSEASQAKLFASELAEEICSNAIQIHGGYGYLEDYAVERHYRDARITQIYEGTSEVQRMVIARHV is encoded by the coding sequence ATGGACAGCTTCTACACCGACGAACAACGGATGATCCGCGACGCGGCTCGCGACTTCGCCACCGAACAGCTCGCGCCGCACGCGGGCCAATGGGATCGCGACGCGCAACTGCCCGCCGAGGTCGTCAAGCAGATGGGCGAGCTCGGTTTTCTCGGCATGATCGTGCCGGCGGAGTGGGGTGGCTCCTACACGGACTACGTGGCCTATGCGCTCGCACTCGAAGAGATCGCCGCCGGCTGCGCCGCCTGCGCCACGCTGATGAGCGTGCATAACTCGGTCGGCTGCGGGCCGGTTCTCAACTTCGGCACGGCAGCGCAAAAAGACCGCTATCTGCAGGACCTGGCGACTGGCCGCCGCATCGGCGCGTTCTGTCTGACCGAGCCGCAGGCCGGCTCCGAGGCGAACAACCTGCGCACCCGCGCCGTGCTGCGCGACGGCAAGTGGATTCTCAACGGCAGCAAGCAGTTCGTGACCAACGGCTCCCGCGCCGACCTCGCGATCGTCTTCGCTGTCACCGATCCCGACCGTGGCAAGCGCGGCCTGTCGGCCTTCATCGTGCCCACCGATACGCCGGGCTTCAACGTCGGCAAGCCGGAGCACAAGCTCGGCATTCGCGCTTCAGACACCTGTCCGATTTCGCTGGACGACTGCGCCGTGCCGGAAGCCAATCTGCTCGGCGAACCGGGCGAAGGCTTGCGTATCGCGCTGTCGAATCTCGAAGGCGGGCGCATCGGCATTGCCGCGCAGGCGGTCGGCATTGCGCGCGCCGCGTTCGATGCCGCGCGTCTCTATGCGAATGAACGCATCCAGTTCGGCAAGGCGTTGAGGGAGCATCAGACTATCGCCAATATGCTCGCCGATATGGCCACACGTTTGAATGCAGCGCGCCTGCTCGTGCATCACGCGGCGCGGCTGCGCACGGCGGGCAAGCCGTGTTTGTCGGAGGCTTCGCAGGCCAAGCTGTTCGCGTCGGAACTGGCCGAGGAGATCTGTTCGAACGCGATCCAGATTCACGGCGGCTATGGTTATCTGGAGGACTACGCGGTGGAGCGCCATTACCGCGACGCGCGCATCACGCAGATTTACGAAGGAACCAGCGAGGTGCAACGGATGGTGATCGCGCGGCATGTGTAG
- a CDS encoding YaiI/YqxD family protein — MSIWVDADACPVVIKDMLYRAARRTNTTLTLVANSFLRVPPSPLIRAIQVPAGFDAADDLIAERVAAGDLVITADIPLAAAVLAKNAHALDPRGNWYTPGTIEERLRMRSMLDQLRSSGVDTGGPSAFSQRDSKTFAGELDRWLARQRPQPDAPAPQSPDEPPAV, encoded by the coding sequence ATGTCAATCTGGGTTGACGCCGACGCCTGCCCCGTCGTGATCAAAGACATGCTGTACCGTGCCGCGCGCCGCACCAACACGACGCTGACGCTGGTCGCCAATTCGTTTCTGCGCGTGCCGCCCTCGCCGCTGATCCGCGCGATCCAGGTGCCGGCCGGCTTCGACGCCGCCGACGACCTCATCGCCGAACGTGTCGCCGCGGGCGATCTCGTGATTACCGCCGACATCCCGCTCGCCGCCGCCGTGCTGGCCAAAAACGCGCACGCGCTCGATCCGCGCGGCAACTGGTACACGCCCGGCACAATCGAAGAACGGCTGCGCATGCGTTCGATGCTCGACCAGTTGCGCAGCAGCGGTGTCGATACCGGCGGCCCCTCGGCCTTCAGCCAGCGCGACAGCAAGACCTTCGCGGGCGAACTGGACCGCTGGCTGGCGCGCCAACGGCCGCAGCCTGATGCGCCGGCGCCACAATCTCCCGACGAGCCGCCCGCCGTATGA
- a CDS encoding slipin family protein yields MIGFTFGFTSILILLVAALIASSIRIFREYERGVVFMLGRFWKVKGPGLVLIIPIVQQAVRMDLRTVVFDVPPQDVITRDNVSVKVNAVVYFRVVDPEKAVIQVARYFEATSQLSQTTLRAVLGKHELDELLADREQLNADIQKVLDSQTDAWGIKVSIVEIKHVDINETMIRAIARQAEAERERRAKVIHAEGELQASQHLLEAAQTLSRQPQAMQLRYLQTLTTIAADKNSTIVFPLPIDLLSAVLDRFSKPSAP; encoded by the coding sequence ATGATCGGTTTCACATTCGGCTTTACCAGCATTCTGATTCTGCTGGTGGCCGCGCTGATTGCTTCATCGATACGGATTTTTCGGGAGTACGAACGCGGTGTCGTGTTCATGCTCGGGCGCTTCTGGAAGGTCAAGGGGCCGGGCCTCGTCCTGATCATTCCGATCGTGCAGCAGGCCGTGCGCATGGATCTGCGCACCGTCGTGTTCGACGTGCCGCCGCAGGACGTGATCACGCGCGACAACGTCTCGGTGAAGGTCAACGCCGTGGTGTATTTCCGCGTGGTCGATCCGGAGAAAGCGGTGATCCAGGTGGCGCGCTACTTCGAAGCGACCAGCCAGTTGTCGCAGACGACCTTGCGCGCGGTGCTCGGCAAACACGAACTCGACGAATTGCTGGCGGATCGCGAGCAGCTGAACGCCGATATCCAGAAAGTGCTGGACTCGCAGACCGACGCGTGGGGCATCAAGGTGTCGATCGTGGAAATCAAGCATGTGGATATCAACGAAACGATGATCCGCGCGATTGCCCGTCAGGCCGAGGCCGAGCGCGAGCGGCGCGCCAAGGTGATTCACGCGGAAGGCGAATTGCAGGCATCCCAACACCTGCTGGAAGCGGCGCAGACGCTGTCGCGCCAGCCTCAGGCGATGCAGTTGCGTTATCTGCAAACGCTCACGACGATTGCCGCCGACAAGAATTCGACGATTGTTTTTCCGTTGCCGATCGACCTTTTGAGCGCCGTGTTGGACCGTTTCAGCAAGCCGTCGGCACCATGA
- a CDS encoding AraC family transcriptional regulator translates to MKNDKGTISVSMVEEALALARSRGLDALPLAEAAGIAAPMLASPKSRVSSAQYGALWAAIARALDDEFFGQDSHRMKSGSFIAMTQTALTARNGAQALARAVGFMRLVLDDLGAEIETDAQRVRLRFVENAGAPPPAMFAYATYFIVVYGLLCWLVGRRIPLLEARFRCAEPSAAHEYRLMFCDHMSFEQAESYVDLAPVFLDLPVIQTTKSVKPFLRDAPGSFIVKYRNPGSLAARVRKMLRAMPMAGWPAADQIAERLHMAEATMRRRLKQEGYTYQSIKDDLRRDIAIGELQDTDRTVADIATSVGFAEPSAFHRAFRKWTGMRPTDYRPARADFTRKAESD, encoded by the coding sequence ATGAAAAACGATAAAGGCACGATTTCCGTCAGCATGGTCGAAGAAGCGCTCGCGCTGGCGCGCTCGCGCGGCCTCGACGCGCTGCCGCTTGCCGAAGCCGCCGGCATCGCGGCGCCGATGCTGGCGTCGCCGAAAAGCCGCGTGTCGTCGGCGCAATACGGCGCGCTGTGGGCCGCCATTGCCCGAGCGCTGGACGACGAGTTCTTCGGCCAGGATTCGCATCGCATGAAAAGCGGCAGCTTCATCGCCATGACGCAGACGGCGCTGACCGCGCGCAACGGCGCGCAGGCGCTGGCGCGCGCGGTGGGTTTCATGCGTCTCGTGCTGGACGACCTCGGCGCGGAGATCGAAACGGACGCGCAGCGCGTGCGCCTGCGCTTCGTGGAAAACGCCGGCGCGCCGCCGCCGGCCATGTTCGCCTATGCGACCTACTTCATCGTCGTGTACGGGCTGTTGTGCTGGCTGGTCGGGCGGCGCATTCCGTTGCTCGAGGCGCGCTTTCGCTGCGCCGAACCGTCCGCTGCGCACGAGTACCGGCTGATGTTCTGCGATCACATGAGCTTCGAGCAGGCCGAGTCGTACGTCGACCTCGCGCCGGTGTTTCTCGACCTGCCCGTGATCCAGACGACGAAGTCCGTCAAACCCTTCCTGCGCGACGCGCCCGGCAGCTTCATCGTCAAGTACCGCAATCCCGGCTCGCTCGCGGCGCGCGTGCGCAAGATGCTGCGCGCGATGCCGATGGCCGGCTGGCCCGCCGCCGATCAGATCGCCGAACGCCTGCACATGGCCGAGGCCACCATGCGGCGGCGCTTGAAACAGGAAGGCTATACGTACCAGTCGATCAAGGACGACCTGCGACGCGACATCGCGATCGGCGAACTGCAGGACACCGACCGTACCGTCGCCGACATCGCGACTTCCGTGGGATTTGCCGAACCGAGCGCGTTTCATCGTGCGTTTCGCAAGTGGACCGGCATGCGGCCGACCGACTACCGGCCGGCGCGCGCGGACTTCACGCGCAAGGCGGAATCGGACTAA
- a CDS encoding NCS2 family permease codes for MDSIKLYFGFEAAGTNLRTEVLAGVTTFLTMAYIIFVNPAILGDAGMPKDSVFVATCIVAALASLIMGLYANYPIALAPGMGLNAYFAYTVVKGMGFTWQAALGAVFISGCLFMVVTLFRVREVIVNGIPHSIRIAITGGIGLFLAIISLKSAGVVVGSPATLVTLGNLHNPHVILAVIGFFAIVTLDHLRVRGAILIGIVGVTVLSFFFGGNQFHGIVSAPPSISPTLFQLDIRGALSSGVLNVILVFFLVELFDATGTLMGVANRAGLLVEGKMHRLNRALLADSTAILAGSMLGTSSTTAYIESASGVQAGGRTGVTAITVALLFLAALFFAPLAGVVPGYATAPALLYVSCLMLREIVDLPWDDATEVVPAALTALLMPFTYSIANGVAFGFISYAGLKLLTGQARKVKLVVWIIAAIFLFRYFYLGSE; via the coding sequence ATGGACTCCATAAAACTCTACTTCGGCTTCGAAGCCGCCGGCACCAACCTGCGCACTGAAGTGCTCGCCGGTGTGACCACCTTCCTGACGATGGCCTACATCATCTTCGTCAATCCGGCGATTCTCGGCGATGCCGGCATGCCGAAGGACTCCGTGTTCGTCGCGACCTGCATCGTGGCCGCGCTCGCCTCGCTGATCATGGGGCTCTACGCGAACTATCCGATCGCGCTCGCGCCGGGCATGGGGCTCAACGCGTACTTCGCGTACACCGTCGTCAAGGGTATGGGCTTCACCTGGCAGGCCGCGCTCGGCGCGGTGTTCATCTCCGGCTGCCTGTTCATGGTCGTCACGCTGTTTCGCGTGCGTGAGGTGATCGTCAACGGCATTCCGCACTCGATACGCATTGCCATCACCGGCGGTATCGGCCTCTTTCTCGCGATCATTTCGCTGAAGTCGGCCGGCGTGGTGGTCGGCAGCCCGGCCACGCTCGTGACGCTCGGCAATCTGCACAACCCGCACGTGATTCTCGCGGTGATCGGCTTCTTCGCGATCGTGACGCTGGACCATCTGCGGGTGCGCGGCGCGATCCTGATCGGGATTGTCGGCGTGACGGTGCTGAGCTTTTTCTTCGGCGGCAATCAGTTTCACGGCATCGTCTCCGCGCCGCCGTCCATTTCGCCGACGCTGTTCCAGCTCGACATTCGCGGCGCGCTGTCGAGCGGCGTGCTGAACGTGATTCTGGTGTTCTTCCTCGTCGAACTGTTCGACGCCACCGGCACGCTGATGGGCGTGGCCAATCGCGCCGGGCTGCTGGTGGAAGGCAAGATGCACCGCCTGAACCGCGCGCTGCTCGCCGATAGCACGGCCATTCTGGCCGGCTCGATGCTGGGCACGTCGTCGACCACCGCGTATATCGAAAGCGCGTCGGGCGTGCAAGCCGGCGGACGCACGGGTGTGACGGCCATCACCGTGGCCCTGCTGTTCCTCGCGGCGCTCTTTTTCGCACCGCTGGCGGGCGTGGTGCCCGGCTATGCGACGGCTCCGGCGCTGCTCTACGTGTCTTGCCTGATGCTGCGCGAAATTGTCGACCTGCCGTGGGACGACGCCACGGAAGTCGTGCCGGCCGCGCTCACCGCGCTGCTGATGCCGTTCACGTATTCGATCGCCAATGGCGTCGCGTTCGGCTTCATTTCGTATGCGGGCCTGAAGCTGTTGACCGGCCAGGCGCGCAAGGTGAAGCTGGTGGTGTGGATCATCGCGGCGATTTTCCTGTTCCGCTATTTCTATCTCGGCAGCGAATAG
- a CDS encoding CoA-acylating methylmalonate-semialdehyde dehydrogenase → MSAIAAVATVKLLINGEFVESKTTEWRDIVNPATQEVLARVPFATADEVNEAIRSAHTAFKTWKNTPIGARMRIMLKYQALIREHMPRIAKTLSAEQGKTIPDAEGDIFRGLEVVEHACSIGTLQQGEFAENVAGGVDTYTLRQPIGVCAGITPFNFPAMIPLWMFPMAIVCGNTFVLKPSEQDPLSTMQLVELALEAGVPKGVLNVVHGGKEVVDALCTHELVKAISFVGSTAVGTHVYRLGSEHGKRVQSMMGAKNHAVVLPDANREQTLNALAGAGFGAAGQRCMATSVVVLVGAAQQWLPDLVAKAKTLKVNAGNEPNTDIGPVVSRAAKQRILGLIETGVKEGATLALDGRDVKVPGYEQGNFIGPTVFADVTTEMEIYRQEIFGPVLVVLNAATLDDAIALVNRNPFGNGVGLFTQSGAAARKFQSEIDIGQVGINIPIPVPVPSFSFTGSRGSKLGDLGPYGKQVVQFYTQTKTVTARWFDDDTVNDGVNTTISLR, encoded by the coding sequence ATGAGCGCAATTGCTGCCGTTGCCACCGTCAAGTTGCTGATCAACGGCGAGTTCGTCGAATCGAAGACCACCGAATGGCGCGATATCGTCAATCCCGCTACGCAAGAGGTGCTGGCGCGCGTGCCGTTCGCCACCGCCGATGAAGTGAACGAAGCGATCCGTTCCGCCCACACCGCGTTCAAGACCTGGAAGAACACGCCGATCGGCGCGCGTATGCGCATCATGCTGAAGTACCAGGCGCTGATTCGCGAGCATATGCCGCGTATCGCCAAGACCTTGAGCGCGGAGCAGGGCAAGACGATTCCCGATGCCGAAGGCGATATCTTCCGCGGCCTCGAAGTGGTCGAGCATGCGTGCTCGATCGGCACCTTGCAGCAGGGCGAATTCGCGGAGAACGTGGCGGGCGGCGTGGACACGTACACACTGCGCCAGCCGATCGGCGTGTGCGCCGGCATCACGCCGTTCAACTTTCCGGCGATGATCCCGCTGTGGATGTTCCCGATGGCGATCGTGTGCGGCAATACGTTCGTGCTGAAGCCTTCCGAGCAGGACCCGCTCTCGACCATGCAACTGGTCGAACTCGCGCTCGAGGCCGGCGTGCCGAAGGGCGTGCTGAACGTGGTGCACGGCGGCAAGGAGGTGGTCGACGCGCTTTGCACGCACGAACTGGTCAAGGCCATTTCGTTCGTCGGCTCGACGGCGGTCGGTACGCATGTGTACCGCCTCGGCAGTGAACACGGCAAGCGCGTGCAATCGATGATGGGCGCGAAGAACCACGCCGTCGTGCTGCCCGATGCGAACCGCGAGCAAACGCTGAACGCGTTGGCCGGCGCGGGATTTGGCGCAGCGGGGCAGCGCTGCATGGCGACGTCGGTGGTCGTGCTGGTGGGCGCCGCGCAGCAATGGTTACCGGATCTGGTGGCGAAGGCGAAGACGCTCAAGGTCAACGCGGGCAACGAACCGAACACGGACATCGGCCCGGTGGTTTCGCGCGCGGCGAAGCAGCGCATTCTCGGTCTGATCGAAACCGGTGTGAAAGAAGGCGCGACACTCGCGCTCGACGGCCGCGACGTGAAAGTGCCGGGCTACGAGCAAGGCAACTTCATCGGCCCGACGGTTTTTGCAGACGTCACCACCGAGATGGAAATTTACCGCCAGGAAATTTTCGGCCCGGTGCTGGTGGTGCTGAACGCGGCCACGCTCGATGACGCGATCGCGCTGGTCAACCGCAATCCATTCGGCAACGGCGTAGGGCTCTTCACGCAGAGCGGCGCGGCGGCGCGCAAATTCCAGAGCGAGATCGATATCGGCCAGGTCGGTATCAACATTCCGATTCCGGTTCCGGTGCCGTCCTTCAGCTTTACCGGCTCGCGCGGTTCGAAACTCGGCGACCTCGGTCCGTATGGCAAACAGGTCGTGCAGTTCTACACGCAGACCAAGACTGTCACCGCCCGCTGGTTCGACGACGACACCGTCAACGACGGCGTCAACACGACCATCAGCCTGCGCTGA
- a CDS encoding DUF4148 domain-containing protein, with product MKIVSRVGLGALLAAVSMSTAFAQTSARPYDPSAPLTRAQVKADLAEWRAAGYDPLDWIDYPCNAQRAGRIVAARRAQESGGTMTQ from the coding sequence ATGAAAATCGTTTCTCGAGTTGGACTCGGCGCGCTGTTGGCCGCCGTGAGCATGAGCACCGCGTTTGCGCAGACTTCGGCGCGGCCCTACGACCCGTCGGCGCCGCTAACGCGCGCGCAGGTGAAGGCCGATCTGGCCGAATGGCGTGCCGCGGGCTACGATCCGCTCGACTGGATCGACTATCCGTGCAATGCGCAACGCGCGGGCCGCATCGTCGCGGCACGGCGTGCGCAGGAATCGGGTGGGACGATGACGCAGTAA
- the mmsB gene encoding 3-hydroxyisobutyrate dehydrogenase, producing the protein MKIGFIGLGNMGAPMAHNLLKAGHAVNVFDLNAQAVQALVDAGAKAAGSPKAAVTDAECVITMLPAAAHVRSVLTADDGIFAGIAKGVTIIDSSTIDPASVKAFAELARQNGNTFVDAPVSGGTGGAAAGTLTFMVGGSASAYEQVKPVLSTMGKNIVHCGDTGTGQVAKICNNLVLGITMAGVAEAMSLGEALGIDAKVLGGIINTSTGRCWSSDTYNPMPGVIETAPSTRGYTGGFGTDLMLKDLGLATDAAKTARQPLYLGALAQQLYQTMSTKGAGRLDFSAVIKLYRQDSQDGKDGGAA; encoded by the coding sequence ATGAAAATAGGCTTTATCGGACTCGGCAACATGGGTGCGCCGATGGCGCACAACCTGCTCAAAGCCGGCCACGCGGTCAACGTGTTCGACCTCAACGCGCAAGCCGTGCAGGCGCTCGTCGATGCGGGCGCCAAGGCAGCCGGCTCGCCGAAAGCGGCAGTAACCGACGCGGAATGCGTGATCACCATGTTGCCCGCCGCTGCGCACGTGCGTAGCGTACTGACCGCGGACGACGGCATCTTCGCCGGCATCGCGAAGGGCGTGACCATCATCGATTCGAGCACGATCGATCCCGCGAGCGTCAAGGCGTTCGCCGAACTCGCGCGGCAGAACGGCAACACCTTCGTTGATGCGCCAGTTTCAGGTGGCACCGGCGGCGCGGCGGCGGGCACGCTGACCTTCATGGTCGGCGGCAGCGCGAGCGCGTATGAGCAGGTCAAGCCGGTGCTCTCGACGATGGGCAAGAACATCGTCCATTGCGGCGATACCGGCACGGGCCAGGTCGCGAAGATCTGCAACAACCTCGTACTCGGCATCACCATGGCGGGCGTCGCCGAAGCCATGTCGCTCGGCGAAGCGCTCGGCATCGACGCAAAAGTGCTGGGCGGCATCATCAATACGTCGACGGGACGCTGCTGGAGTTCGGACACCTACAATCCGATGCCCGGCGTGATCGAGACGGCGCCATCCACGCGCGGATACACAGGCGGCTTCGGCACGGATCTGATGCTCAAGGACCTCGGCCTCGCCACCGACGCCGCGAAAACCGCGCGTCAGCCGCTCTATCTCGGCGCGCTGGCGCAACAGCTTTACCAGACGATGAGCACGAAAGGCGCGGGACGTCTCGACTTTTCGGCGGTCATCAAGCTCTATCGCCAGGACAGTCAGGACGGCAAGGACGGAGGCGCGGCATGA
- a CDS encoding AMP-binding protein, protein MTAAKAFFDARDLLLRHRTDYDRAYREFAWPALGEFNWALDYFDVIARDNDNPALWIVDDPATDGLRLSYAQMSERSARMANFLHGVGVGRGDRLLLMLPNRVELWDVMLAAMKLGAIVLPATTQLSADDVRDRVQIGGANFAVVDSAELAKFDTLEAPLTRLSVGAPRDGWIDLAAAYDASPQFTPEGVTQATDPMLLYFTSGTTSKPKLVEHTHQSYPVGHLSTMYWIGLQPNDIHWNISSPGWAKHAWSCFFAPWNAQACVFVFNFPRFVPKDTLNALVRFNITTLCAPPTVWRMLVQEHLSDYPVKLREIVGAGEPLNPEVIERVKHAWGITIRDGFGQTETTCQIGNSPGQPVVAGSMGRPLPGYTIELIDADDHPVTEGEIALPLAERPLGLMTGYANNANATAQAMRNGFYRTSDVALRRDDGYYVYVGRADDVFKSSDYRLSPFELESVLIEHEAIGEAAVVPSADALRLSVPKAFVTVRQGYEAGPELARAVFAFSREKLAPYKRIRRLQFSELPKTISGKIRRVELRRREMEREAEPARLPDEYWEEDFPDLR, encoded by the coding sequence ATGACTGCAGCGAAGGCCTTTTTCGACGCACGCGATCTGTTATTGCGCCATCGAACCGACTACGACCGTGCCTACCGCGAATTCGCGTGGCCGGCACTAGGCGAGTTCAACTGGGCGCTCGACTATTTCGACGTGATCGCGCGCGATAACGACAATCCCGCCCTGTGGATCGTCGACGATCCCGCCACCGACGGCCTGCGCCTGTCCTACGCGCAGATGTCGGAGCGCTCGGCGCGCATGGCGAATTTCCTGCACGGCGTAGGCGTGGGCCGCGGCGACCGCCTGCTGCTGATGCTGCCGAACCGCGTCGAACTGTGGGATGTGATGCTCGCGGCCATGAAGCTCGGCGCGATCGTGCTGCCCGCCACCACCCAGCTTTCCGCCGACGACGTGCGCGATCGCGTGCAGATCGGCGGCGCGAATTTCGCGGTAGTCGATAGCGCGGAGCTGGCCAAATTCGATACGCTCGAAGCGCCGCTCACGCGGCTGTCGGTGGGCGCGCCGCGCGACGGCTGGATCGATCTGGCCGCGGCCTATGACGCATCGCCGCAATTCACGCCCGAGGGCGTCACGCAGGCCACCGACCCGATGCTGCTGTACTTCACATCAGGCACCACCTCGAAGCCCAAGCTGGTCGAACATACGCATCAAAGCTATCCGGTCGGCCATCTGTCGACGATGTACTGGATCGGCCTGCAACCGAACGACATCCATTGGAATATCAGCTCGCCGGGCTGGGCTAAGCACGCGTGGAGCTGCTTCTTCGCGCCGTGGAATGCGCAGGCCTGCGTGTTCGTTTTCAACTTCCCGCGCTTCGTGCCGAAAGACACGCTGAATGCGCTGGTGCGTTTCAATATCACCACGCTGTGCGCGCCGCCGACTGTCTGGCGCATGCTGGTGCAGGAGCATCTGAGCGACTATCCGGTCAAGCTGCGCGAGATCGTCGGCGCTGGCGAGCCGCTGAACCCGGAGGTCATCGAGCGCGTGAAGCACGCGTGGGGCATTACGATCCGCGACGGCTTCGGCCAGACCGAGACCACCTGTCAGATCGGCAACTCGCCGGGCCAGCCGGTGGTGGCCGGTTCGATGGGGCGTCCGCTGCCGGGCTACACGATCGAGCTCATCGATGCCGACGACCATCCCGTCACCGAAGGCGAAATCGCGCTGCCGCTGGCCGAACGGCCGCTCGGTCTGATGACCGGTTACGCGAACAACGCCAACGCCACCGCGCAAGCCATGCGCAATGGCTTCTATCGCACGTCCGACGTTGCGCTGCGCCGTGACGATGGCTACTACGTCTATGTCGGCCGCGCCGACGACGTCTTCAAATCGTCCGATTACCGCCTGAGTCCGTTCGAGCTCGAAAGCGTGCTGATCGAACACGAGGCGATCGGCGAAGCCGCCGTGGTGCCGAGCGCCGACGCGCTGCGTTTGTCGGTGCCGAAGGCGTTCGTCACCGTGCGCCAGGGTTACGAGGCCGGCCCCGAACTCGCGCGCGCCGTGTTCGCGTTCTCGCGCGAAAAACTCGCGCCGTACAAGCGGATTCGCCGCCTGCAATTCAGCGAACTGCCCAAGACCATCTCCGGCAAGATTCGCCGCGTCGAATTGCGGCGCCGTGAAATGGAACGCGAGGCCGAGCCCGCGCGCCTGCCCGATGAGTATTGGGAAGAAGATTTCCCGGATCTGCGTTGA
- a CDS encoding NfeD family protein, with product MSTYPRLPFRQSGSRTSLIRGDMAGRLMRGMTVLGMLLAFGFASCESNVTLRAAVAPNSVVVIPVNGAISPASADFIVRSLQRAADDRAQLAVLQLDTPGGLDTSMRQIIKAILGSPVPVATFIAPSGARAASAGTYIVYASHIAAMAPGTNLGAATPIQMGIGGAEPPGGGGTPGLPGIGGGSGGGSGGGSAKPAASAPTDSPSALPLDTQSTEMRKQVHDAAAYIRGLAQMRGRNVDWAERAVREAVSLSAADALAQHVVDLNARDVPDLLRQVDGRTLVTSTGSVKLNTANAPIVTLEADWRSHFLAVITDPNVALILLMIGMYGLFFEFANPGFVLPGVVGAISLLLGLFAMQMMPINYVGLGLIFLGIAFLIGEAFLPTFGSLGFGGVVAFVIGALMLIDTDVPGYGIPLPMIAAVAVFSVVFVLGVSRLALSARRRPVVTGSEALIGSVGVVLDGGVSPADLTADGALAGWAQVHGERWRVSSAAPVAAGHAVRVTARRGLTLTVVPTEARQQGESS from the coding sequence ATGAGCACGTATCCACGTCTCCCGTTCCGGCAGTCCGGCTCGCGCACGTCGCTTATCCGTGGCGATATGGCGGGCCGGTTGATGCGCGGCATGACCGTGCTCGGCATGCTTTTGGCGTTCGGGTTCGCATCGTGCGAATCGAATGTGACGCTGCGCGCGGCCGTCGCCCCCAACAGCGTCGTCGTCATTCCGGTGAATGGAGCGATCAGTCCGGCCAGCGCCGACTTCATCGTGCGCAGCCTGCAGCGCGCCGCTGACGATCGCGCGCAACTCGCCGTGCTGCAACTGGATACGCCAGGCGGGCTCGACACGTCGATGCGGCAGATCATCAAGGCGATTCTCGGCTCGCCGGTGCCGGTCGCCACGTTCATCGCCCCGAGCGGCGCGCGCGCGGCGAGCGCCGGCACGTATATCGTCTATGCAAGCCACATCGCGGCGATGGCGCCGGGCACCAATCTCGGCGCGGCGACGCCGATCCAGATGGGCATCGGTGGCGCCGAGCCGCCGGGAGGCGGTGGAACGCCGGGCTTGCCAGGTATTGGTGGCGGCAGCGGCGGTGGCAGCGGTGGCGGGTCTGCAAAACCCGCGGCATCCGCGCCCACCGACTCCCCCAGCGCCCTGCCGCTCGACACCCAATCGACCGAAATGCGCAAGCAGGTCCACGACGCCGCCGCGTATATCCGCGGCCTCGCGCAGATGCGCGGACGCAACGTCGACTGGGCCGAGCGCGCGGTTCGCGAGGCCGTGAGCCTATCGGCGGCGGACGCGCTCGCGCAGCACGTCGTCGACCTGAATGCGCGCGATGTGCCCGACCTGCTGCGCCAGGTCGACGGCCGCACGCTCGTCACGAGCACGGGCAGCGTCAAGCTCAACACGGCCAACGCCCCGATCGTCACGCTCGAAGCCGACTGGCGCAGCCATTTCCTCGCCGTGATCACCGATCCCAACGTCGCGTTGATCCTGCTGATGATCGGCATGTATGGCCTGTTCTTCGAATTCGCCAATCCGGGCTTCGTGCTGCCCGGTGTGGTCGGCGCGATCAGCCTGCTGCTCGGCCTGTTCGCCATGCAAATGATGCCCATCAACTACGTCGGCCTCGGTCTGATCTTTCTTGGCATTGCGTTCCTGATCGGCGAGGCGTTTCTGCCGACCTTCGGCTCGCTCGGCTTCGGCGGCGTGGTCGCATTCGTGATCGGCGCGCTGATGCTGATCGACACCGACGTGCCCGGCTACGGCATCCCTTTACCGATGATCGCCGCCGTCGCCGTGTTCAGCGTGGTGTTCGTGCTGGGCGTATCGCGACTCGCACTGAGTGCGCGGCGCCGTCCGGTGGTGACGGGTTCGGAAGCGCTGATCGGCAGCGTCGGCGTGGTGCTCGACGGCGGCGTGTCGCCGGCGGACCTCACGGCGGACGGTGCGCTGGCCGGTTGGGCACAAGTGCATGGGGAACGCTGGCGGGTGTCCAGCGCGGCCCCGGTCGCGGCGGGTCATGCGGTGCGTGTCACCGCGCGGCGCGGCCTGACGTTGACCGTGGTGCCCACGGAAGCACGACAACAAGGAGAAAGCTCATGA